In one Capra hircus breed San Clemente chromosome 22, ASM170441v1, whole genome shotgun sequence genomic region, the following are encoded:
- the SLC26A6 gene encoding solute carrier family 26 member 6 isoform X1, producing MGLSEAQGERDTQALLSRTQAMELRQRDYHVDRPLLNQEQLEELGSRSPAPVTLQWRTWFRCSRARAQALLLQYLPVLAWLPQYSVRDWLLGDLLSGLSVAIMQLPQGLAYALLAGLPPVYGLYSSFYPVFVYFLFGTSRHISVGTFAVMSVMVGSVMESLAPDDAFLLGLNSTVNVTARDDTRVQLASTLSVLVGLFQVGLGMVHFGFVVTYLSEPLVRAYTTAASVHVFISQLKYVFGLHLSSRSGPLSLIYTVLEVCWKLPQTVVGTVITAIVAGVVLVLVKLLNEKLRRHLPMPVPGELLTLIGATGISYGVGLQQAFGVDIVGKIPAGLVPPKAPHPQLFAKLLGNAFAIAVVGFAIAISLGKIFALRHGYRVYSNQELVALGLSNLLGGIFQCFPVSCSMSRSLVQESTGGNTQVAGAVSSFFILIIIIKLGELFQDLPKAVLAAVVIVNLKGMVMQFTDVFSLWKANRMDLLIWVVTFVATILLNLDLGLAVAVVFSLMLVVVRTQMPHYSVLGQMPDTDIYRDLAEYSGAREVPGVKVFRSSATVYFANAELYSDSLKQRCGVDVDYLLSQKKKLLRKQELKLKRLQKENKLPKQAAASKGTSISINVNTTVVDIESNNDVEGSKAKEASTGTELEETGAWAPEDAKASDMSSLKALGLPQPDFHTLILDLSSFSFVDTVCLKSLKNIFRDFREIEVEVYMAACHAPVIKQLEDGHFFDASVTKQHLFASVHDAVLFALQQQRSSPVNPVLVTKL from the exons AGAGAGGGACACGCAGGCACTGCTGTCCAGGACACAGGCCATGGAGCTGAGGCAGCGAGACTACCATGTGGATCGGCCACTGCTGAACCAAGAACAGCTGGAGGAGCTGGGGAGCCGGAGCCCAGCACCAGTGACGCTCCAGTGGCGAACCTGGTTTCG GTGCTCCCGTGCGCGGGCCCAAGCCCTTCTGCTTCAGTACCTCCCGGTTTTGGCCTGGCTCCCCCAGTATTCTGTGCGTGACTGGCTTCTGGGTGACTTGTTGTCTGGCCTGAGTGTGGCCATTATGCAGCTACCACAGG GCCTGGCCTATGCCCTCCTGGCTGGACTGCCCCCCGTGTATGGCCTCTACAGCTCCTTCTATCCTGTCTTTGTTTATttcctgtttggcacttcccGGCACATCTCTGTGG GCACCTTTGCCGTCATGTCCGTGATGGTGGGCAGTGTGATGGAATCGCTGGCTCCGGACGACGCCTTCCTGCTGGGCTTGAACTCCACAGTCAACGTGACAGCCAGGGACGACACCCGGGTGCAGCTGGCCTCCACTCTCAGTGTCCTCGTGGGCCTCTTCCAG GTGGGGCTGGGCATGGTCCACTTCGGCTTCGTGGTCACCTACCTATCAGAGCCTCTGGTCCGAGCCTACACCACGGCCGCGTCTGTGCACGTGTTTATCTCGCAACTCAAGTATGTGTTTGGCCTCCATCTAAGCAGCCGCTCTGGACCGCTGTCCCTCATCTAT ACAGTACTGGAGGTCTGCTGGAAGCTGCCCCAGACGGTGGTCGGTACCGTGATCACTGCCATCGTGGCAGGAGTGGTGCTCGTGCTGGTGAAGCTCCTGAATGAAAAGCTACGGCGACATCTGCCCATGCCAGTCCCTGGGGAGCTGCTCACG CTCATCGGGGCCACAGGCATCTCCTACGGCGTGGGCCTGCAGCAGGCATTTGGGGTGGACATCGTGGGCAAAATCCCCGCAGG GCTGGTGCCCCCgaaggccccccacccccagctgttcGCAAAGCTTCTGGGCAATGCCTTCGCCATCGCTGTGGTCGGGTTCGCCATTGCCATCTCGCTGGGCAAGATCTTCGCCTTGAGGCACGGCTACCGGGTGTACAGCAACCAG GAGCTGGTGGCTCTCGGCCTCAGTAACCTCCTTGGGGGCATCTTCCAGTGTTTCCCTGTGAGCTGCTCTATGTCTCGGAGCCTGGTGCAGGAGAGCACCGGGGGCAACACCCAG GTGGCTGGAGCCGTCTCCTCCTTCTTCATCCTCATTATCATCATCAAACTGGGAGAACTCTTCCAAGACCTGCCCAAG GCGGTCCTGGCCGCCGTGGTCATCGTGAACTTGAAGGGCATGGTGATGCAGTTCACCGACGTGTTCTCCCTCTGGAAGGCCAATCGAATGGATCTG CTCATCTGGGTGGTGACCTTTGTGGCCACCATCCTGCTGAATCTGGACCTCGGCCTGGCAGTGGCAGTAGTATTCTCCCTGATGCTAGTAGTGGTCCGCACCCAGAT GCCCCACTACTCTGTCCTGGGGCAGATGCCAGACACAGATATTTACAGAGACCTGGCAGAGTACTCAGGG GCCAGGGAGGTCCCAGGCGTGAAGGTCTTCCGTTCCTCAGCCACCGTGTACTTTGCCAACGCCGAGCTTTACAGTGACTCATTGAAGCAGAGG TGCGGTGTGGATGTGGACTACCTCCTCTCCCAGAAGAAGAAGCTGCTCCGGAAGCaggagctgaagctgaagcgacTGCAGAAGGAGAATAAGCTCCCCAAACAG GCTGCTGCCTCCAAGGGCACGTCCATCTCCATCAATGTCAACACTACTGTCGTGGACATCGAGAGCAACAATGATGTGGAGGGCTCCAAGGCCAAG GAGGCGAGCACAGGGACTGAGCTAGAGGAAACAGGAGCCTGGGCTCCAGAAGATGCCAAAGCCTCAGACATGTCCTCGCTGAAGGCCCTAGGCCTGCCTCAGCCAGATTTCCACACCCTCATCCTGGACCTGAGCTCCTTCTCCTTCGTGGACACTGTGTGTCTCAAGAGCCTGAAGAAT ATTTTCCGTGACTTCCGGGAGATCGAGGTGGAGGTGTACATGGCCGCCTGCCACG CTCCCGTGATCAAGCAGCTTGAGGATGGGCACTTCTTCGACGCTTCTGTCACCAAGCAGCATCTGTTTGCCTCGGTCCATGACGCTGTCCTCTTTGCACTCCAACAGCAGAGGTCCAGCCCCGTCAACCCTGTTTTG GTTACCAAACTCTGA
- the SLC26A6 gene encoding solute carrier family 26 member 6 isoform X2, which produces MELRQRDYHVDRPLLNQEQLEELGSRSPAPVTLQWRTWFRCSRARAQALLLQYLPVLAWLPQYSVRDWLLGDLLSGLSVAIMQLPQGLAYALLAGLPPVYGLYSSFYPVFVYFLFGTSRHISVGTFAVMSVMVGSVMESLAPDDAFLLGLNSTVNVTARDDTRVQLASTLSVLVGLFQVGLGMVHFGFVVTYLSEPLVRAYTTAASVHVFISQLKYVFGLHLSSRSGPLSLIYTVLEVCWKLPQTVVGTVITAIVAGVVLVLVKLLNEKLRRHLPMPVPGELLTLIGATGISYGVGLQQAFGVDIVGKIPAGLVPPKAPHPQLFAKLLGNAFAIAVVGFAIAISLGKIFALRHGYRVYSNQELVALGLSNLLGGIFQCFPVSCSMSRSLVQESTGGNTQVAGAVSSFFILIIIIKLGELFQDLPKAVLAAVVIVNLKGMVMQFTDVFSLWKANRMDLLIWVVTFVATILLNLDLGLAVAVVFSLMLVVVRTQMPHYSVLGQMPDTDIYRDLAEYSGAREVPGVKVFRSSATVYFANAELYSDSLKQRCGVDVDYLLSQKKKLLRKQELKLKRLQKENKLPKQAAASKGTSISINVNTTVVDIESNNDVEGSKAKEASTGTELEETGAWAPEDAKASDMSSLKALGLPQPDFHTLILDLSSFSFVDTVCLKSLKNIFRDFREIEVEVYMAACHAPVIKQLEDGHFFDASVTKQHLFASVHDAVLFALQQQRSSPVNPVLVTKL; this is translated from the exons ATGGAGCTGAGGCAGCGAGACTACCATGTGGATCGGCCACTGCTGAACCAAGAACAGCTGGAGGAGCTGGGGAGCCGGAGCCCAGCACCAGTGACGCTCCAGTGGCGAACCTGGTTTCG GTGCTCCCGTGCGCGGGCCCAAGCCCTTCTGCTTCAGTACCTCCCGGTTTTGGCCTGGCTCCCCCAGTATTCTGTGCGTGACTGGCTTCTGGGTGACTTGTTGTCTGGCCTGAGTGTGGCCATTATGCAGCTACCACAGG GCCTGGCCTATGCCCTCCTGGCTGGACTGCCCCCCGTGTATGGCCTCTACAGCTCCTTCTATCCTGTCTTTGTTTATttcctgtttggcacttcccGGCACATCTCTGTGG GCACCTTTGCCGTCATGTCCGTGATGGTGGGCAGTGTGATGGAATCGCTGGCTCCGGACGACGCCTTCCTGCTGGGCTTGAACTCCACAGTCAACGTGACAGCCAGGGACGACACCCGGGTGCAGCTGGCCTCCACTCTCAGTGTCCTCGTGGGCCTCTTCCAG GTGGGGCTGGGCATGGTCCACTTCGGCTTCGTGGTCACCTACCTATCAGAGCCTCTGGTCCGAGCCTACACCACGGCCGCGTCTGTGCACGTGTTTATCTCGCAACTCAAGTATGTGTTTGGCCTCCATCTAAGCAGCCGCTCTGGACCGCTGTCCCTCATCTAT ACAGTACTGGAGGTCTGCTGGAAGCTGCCCCAGACGGTGGTCGGTACCGTGATCACTGCCATCGTGGCAGGAGTGGTGCTCGTGCTGGTGAAGCTCCTGAATGAAAAGCTACGGCGACATCTGCCCATGCCAGTCCCTGGGGAGCTGCTCACG CTCATCGGGGCCACAGGCATCTCCTACGGCGTGGGCCTGCAGCAGGCATTTGGGGTGGACATCGTGGGCAAAATCCCCGCAGG GCTGGTGCCCCCgaaggccccccacccccagctgttcGCAAAGCTTCTGGGCAATGCCTTCGCCATCGCTGTGGTCGGGTTCGCCATTGCCATCTCGCTGGGCAAGATCTTCGCCTTGAGGCACGGCTACCGGGTGTACAGCAACCAG GAGCTGGTGGCTCTCGGCCTCAGTAACCTCCTTGGGGGCATCTTCCAGTGTTTCCCTGTGAGCTGCTCTATGTCTCGGAGCCTGGTGCAGGAGAGCACCGGGGGCAACACCCAG GTGGCTGGAGCCGTCTCCTCCTTCTTCATCCTCATTATCATCATCAAACTGGGAGAACTCTTCCAAGACCTGCCCAAG GCGGTCCTGGCCGCCGTGGTCATCGTGAACTTGAAGGGCATGGTGATGCAGTTCACCGACGTGTTCTCCCTCTGGAAGGCCAATCGAATGGATCTG CTCATCTGGGTGGTGACCTTTGTGGCCACCATCCTGCTGAATCTGGACCTCGGCCTGGCAGTGGCAGTAGTATTCTCCCTGATGCTAGTAGTGGTCCGCACCCAGAT GCCCCACTACTCTGTCCTGGGGCAGATGCCAGACACAGATATTTACAGAGACCTGGCAGAGTACTCAGGG GCCAGGGAGGTCCCAGGCGTGAAGGTCTTCCGTTCCTCAGCCACCGTGTACTTTGCCAACGCCGAGCTTTACAGTGACTCATTGAAGCAGAGG TGCGGTGTGGATGTGGACTACCTCCTCTCCCAGAAGAAGAAGCTGCTCCGGAAGCaggagctgaagctgaagcgacTGCAGAAGGAGAATAAGCTCCCCAAACAG GCTGCTGCCTCCAAGGGCACGTCCATCTCCATCAATGTCAACACTACTGTCGTGGACATCGAGAGCAACAATGATGTGGAGGGCTCCAAGGCCAAG GAGGCGAGCACAGGGACTGAGCTAGAGGAAACAGGAGCCTGGGCTCCAGAAGATGCCAAAGCCTCAGACATGTCCTCGCTGAAGGCCCTAGGCCTGCCTCAGCCAGATTTCCACACCCTCATCCTGGACCTGAGCTCCTTCTCCTTCGTGGACACTGTGTGTCTCAAGAGCCTGAAGAAT ATTTTCCGTGACTTCCGGGAGATCGAGGTGGAGGTGTACATGGCCGCCTGCCACG CTCCCGTGATCAAGCAGCTTGAGGATGGGCACTTCTTCGACGCTTCTGTCACCAAGCAGCATCTGTTTGCCTCGGTCCATGACGCTGTCCTCTTTGCACTCCAACAGCAGAGGTCCAGCCCCGTCAACCCTGTTTTG GTTACCAAACTCTGA